The window ACGTAACAAAATAATGACGCACAGTGTATGAGCTACGTGTGCGCATGTCGAGAATTGGTGTGAGTGGTTATCAATCGTAGGGGTTATTCTGGACTGATATTGAGCAGGTCGGCAGTCCAGTTTACGGCATCGTCGTAACAGGCACTCAGTTCTGCATCGGCGATGCCAAGTTGGCTGGCAAGTTGCGACACCTTCTGCCATTGTGCCTGTTCATACGCTTTGGTCAGTGCCAGTATAGTGCCTAATACGCCTTTCTCTTCCAATAGCGCTTCTTTGACTTGATCTTCGAGCGGGATCTCGCTGACGATTGACTCCAGGGTTTGATCCAGCAGGCTGTCGAGCAGGGAGAACATCCCGGTCAGAAAAGCGTTACCGGTTTCGCCATCCTTTTTAAGTCTGGCGTAGAGCTGCTCGCAATAACGAGCGCGCTGAATCGACAAGCCGTACAGGTAATCCGGTTTTTCTGATTGAGTGGATGCGATAGCCACCAGTGAGACAAACTTGCGTAGTCGCTCTTCGCCCAGATACACCAGTGCCTGTTTGAACGACTGTATTTTTGAGCTGACCACGGAGGAGGAGTTCACCAGGGCAAGCAGCTTGTAAGACAGGGTGACGTCCTGAACGATCAACGACTCAAGCTTTTTGTAGTCAATCTCTTCGCTGGCGACTTCTTTACACAACTGCACCATGGTCCAGAAC is drawn from Vibrio sp. CDRSL-10 TSBA and contains these coding sequences:
- a CDS encoding EAL and HDOD domain-containing protein codes for the protein MTNSYIARQPILDSNRKTIGYELLFRDGPKNTFPEIDPDLATSRLLSDHFLSTHYSTLGKHLGFVNFPYQSLINLVPTLFPTNSLVVEVLEDCPPTPELLEAVRKMARMGYKIALDDFVPSVEWKPFLPYVSIIKFDIRIIPIEKARQFIYKLRESKIVFLAEKVETYQEFEQAKAAGFSYFQGYFFSKPEVVQRKALEPAFWTMVQLCKEVASEEIDYKKLESLIVQDVTLSYKLLALVNSSSVVSSKIQSFKQALVYLGEERLRKFVSLVAIASTQSEKPDYLYGLSIQRARYCEQLYARLKKDGETGNAFLTGMFSLLDSLLDQTLESIVSEIPLEDQVKEALLEEKGVLGTILALTKAYEQAQWQKVSQLASQLGIADAELSACYDDAVNWTADLLNISPE